Sequence from the Nitrospirota bacterium genome:
AGGCCTTCCCGGCATTGAACGGATAGGACTGATACGATTGGGAGCACCTGGTCGGTATTTTCCGAAACGCGGATTCCGAGCGGCGGCTGCCCGGCCCCCCTCCGGTCACTCCGGGGGCCTGGCCCGCTCCGCCTCCAGGCACTTGACCTCGGAGATGCGGGAGAAGCGCGTGCACTTGTTGCACGAAATGCAGTCGGCATCCTTTCCGGAGGCCGCCATCTCCGCCGGGAGGCGGGGCTCGCGGATGAGGGGGCGGGACATGCCGATGAGGTCGGCCTCGCCCTTGGCCAGGACGTCTTCCATGACGGCCCTGGTGCGCATCCCGCCGGTGAGGATGACCGGGATGGAGAGGTCTTCCTTGAAGAGCCTGCTTTCCTTCCGGAAGTAGGCCTCCTCATGGGGGCTCTTGATGCCCTCGCGCAGCGCGGTGACCTTGGACTCGCGCATGCCTCCGCTGACCTCCACGGCATCCAGGCCCATGGCCTCCAGGCCGAGGGCTATGCGGACGCTCTCGGGGGGCTTGAGCCCTCCGGGAAGCAGGTCGTCGGCGTTAAGCTTGATGAGGACGGGAAACTCGCGGCCCACGGCGCTCCTGACCGCCGTGAAGACCTCCTCCACGAAATGGAACCGCCTCTGCTCGTCCCCGCCCCAGTAGTCGTCCCGCCGGTTGGTGTGGGGGGAGAGGAAGCTGCTCACCAGGTAGCCGTGGGCTCCGTGGACCTGCACCGCGTCGAACCCCGCGGCCCTGGCCCGCCAGGCCGCCTCGCCGAAGGCGTCCACCATGTCCCATATCTCCCTGTCCGTCATGGCCCGGGGGGTGGCCTTCGTGGAAGGGTCGTAGACCGCCGAGGGCGCCAGGGGCTCTGCCCCCCCGAGCATCAGGGGCGGGCACTGCCGGCCCCCGTGGCCGAGCTGAACGGCCACCAGCCCGCCCTTGCGGTGCACGCCTTCGGCCAGCCGGGCCAGCCCGTCGATGAAGATATTGCTGTGGATGGACAGCATGCGCCGGAGGGCCCGCCCCGAGGGGTGCACCAGCGCGCTCCCGGTTATGATGAGCCCCACGCCGCCTTCGGCCAGCTCTTCGTAGAGCCTGAGGATGGCATCCGTGGCCCGCCCGTCCTCGTCCGCCCGTTTCTCGAAGGTGGCCGAGCGCACCAGGCGGTTGCGGAGCGTGAGGCCGGCCAGGGTGAAAGGCTCGAAGAGGAGGCCGTCGTTAGACATTCCCCTTCCCCCTGCGGTAACTTTAGATATATGAAAGCTTACCACATGACCGGCGGCGATACGATAGCCGCCCCCGCCACCCCCCCGGGGGAAGGCGGCATCGGCATCGTACGCATAAGCGGCCCCCGGGCCCTGGGCATCGCCGAGCGGCTCTTCGCCTCCCCGCGAGGCAGGCGTCCGGAGAGCCACCGGGCCCTCTACGGCCA
This genomic interval carries:
- a CDS encoding NADH:flavin oxidoreductase; protein product: MSNDGLLFEPFTLAGLTLRNRLVRSATFEKRADEDGRATDAILRLYEELAEGGVGLIITGSALVHPSGRALRRMLSIHSNIFIDGLARLAEGVHRKGGLVAVQLGHGGRQCPPLMLGGAEPLAPSAVYDPSTKATPRAMTDREIWDMVDAFGEAAWRARAAGFDAVQVHGAHGYLVSSFLSPHTNRRDDYWGGDEQRRFHFVEEVFTAVRSAVGREFPVLIKLNADDLLPGGLKPPESVRIALGLEAMGLDAVEVSGGMRESKVTALREGIKSPHEEAYFRKESRLFKEDLSIPVILTGGMRTRAVMEDVLAKGEADLIGMSRPLIREPRLPAEMAASGKDADCISCNKCTRFSRISEVKCLEAERARPPE